The Zygosaccharomyces rouxii strain CBS732 chromosome A complete sequence genome window below encodes:
- a CDS encoding uncharacterized protein (highly similar to uniprot|Q08911 Saccharomyces cerevisiae YOR388C FDH1 NAD()-dependent formate dehydrogenase may protect cells from exogenous formate), which yields MANGTVLLVLYEGGKHAVEQERLLGAIENELGIRKFIESNGYQLLTTIDKDPEPTSAVDRHLADAEIVITTPFYPAYITESRIAQAPNLKLAITAGVGSDHVDLDAANERKITVAEVTGSNVVSVAEHVLTTILVLIRNYNGGHDQAVTGEWDIAGVAKNEYDLEDKVISTVGAGRIGYRVLERLVAFNPKKLLYYDYQDLPVDAIKRLNDVSQLLNGRGDIVQRVEKLEDMVSQSDVVTINAPLHEGTKGLFNKELISYMKDGAYLVNTARGAICVAQDVADAVKSGKLAGYGGDVWDVQPAPKNHPWRSMNNKDQVGNAMTVHISGTSLDAQQRYAEGVKNILESYFTKKFDYRPQDVIVKDGKYATRAYGQKK from the coding sequence ATGGCTAACGGTACAGTTTTATTAGTTCTTTATGAAGGTGGTAAACACGCAGTAGAGCAAGAGAGGCTATTGGGTgctattgaaaatgaacTGGGCATCagaaaattcattgaatCCAATGGTTACCAATTATTGACCACCATTGATAAGGATCCTGAACCAACTTCAGCAGTAGACAGACATTTGGCAGATGCAGAgattgttattactacACCATTTTATCCTGCATACATTACTGAATCCAGAATTGCTCAGGCCcccaatttgaaattggcaaTTACCGCTGGTGTAGGTTCCGATCATGTTGATTTGGACGCCGCTAATGAAAGGAAAATCACTGTAGCTGAAGTAACTGGTTCTAATGTGGTTTCAGTTGCTGAACACGTTTTGACCACCATTTTGGTTCTAATTAGAAACTACAACGGTGGTCATGATCAAGCTGTTACTGGAGAATGGGATATTGCTGGTGTAGCCAAGAATGAATATGATTTAGAGGATAAAGTTATTTCCACTGTCGGTGCAGGTAGAATTGGTTACAGAGTTTTGGAAAGACTCGTTGCATTTAATCCCAAGAAATTGTTGTACTACGACTACCAAGATTTACCAGTTGATGCTATTAAGAGATTGAACGATGTGAGTCAATTGCTTAACGGTAGAGGTGATATTGTGCaaagagttgaaaaattggaagatatgGTTTCTCAATCTGATGTTGTTACCATCAATGCGCCATTACACGAAGGTACCAAGGGTCTTTTCAACAAGGAATTGATCTCGTACATGAAAGACGGTGCTTACCTGGTAAATACCGCCAGAGGTGCCATCTGTGTGGCACAGGATGTCGCTGATGCTGTTAAATCTGGTAAATTAGCTGGTTATGGTGGTGATGTCTGGGATGTACAACCAGCACCAAAGAACCATCCATGGAGATCAATGAATAACAAGGATCAAGTTGGCAACGCTATGACTGTCCATATTAGCGGTACCTCATTGGATGCTCAACAAAGATACGCTGAAGGTGTGAAAAACATTCTAGAGAGCTACTTCACCAAGAAATTCGACTACCGCCCTCAGGATGTCATTGTAAAGGATGGTAAATACGCTACTAGAGCCTATGgtcaaaagaaatga